In Mangifera indica cultivar Alphonso chromosome 1, CATAS_Mindica_2.1, whole genome shotgun sequence, a single genomic region encodes these proteins:
- the LOC123215594 gene encoding butanoate--CoA ligase AAE1-like, with protein sequence MQMECMLQCSANCVPLTPINFLERAAHVYGDKTSIVYGTTVRFSWRETYERCLKLASALLNLQISQGDIVAALAPNVPALYELHFAVPMAGLVLSALNTRLDAAMVASILQQLEAKIMFVDYQFVELVLKAFNILSQTSVKPPLLVVIPEFDVEAADSLMVNNPPPGSLDYNDVLKMGKSDHFEMIQPENECAPISVNFTSGSTGHPKGVVYSHRAAYLNSLAQISRCGMGEMPVFLWTVDMFRCNGWCCTWALAALGGTNICLRTVSAKIIFDSIFLCNVTHFCGAPALLNIISNASTSEKKPLQNKVYVVIAGALPTVQILEKVAELGFNIGHAYGMTEVLGIATVRPWKPEWDSSTIDESEKIRRREGLHSLFIKGVDVKDPNTMKSVPFDGKRIGEIMFKANGIMLGYLKNSEATQEVFRDGWYHTGDLAVRHPDGYIQIKDRKTDIIISGAETISSLEVEAVLLSNPKVSEAAVVGKPDDQLKQVPCAFVKLKEGCDSNPEELIKFCEDHLPGYMVPRSVIFEDIPVNSTGKVQKFTLREKLSQSH encoded by the exons ATGCAAATGGAATGTATGCTTCAGTGCTCTGCAAACTGCGTCCCATTGACGCCAATCAACTTCCTTGAGAGGGCAGCTCATGTCTATGGAGATAAGACTTCCATTGTTTATGGAACTACTGTAAGATTTTCATGGAGAGAAACGTATGAAAGGTGCCTCAAACTCGCTTCTGCTTTGCTCAACTTGCAGATTTCTCAGGGTGATATT GTGGCAGCTTTGGCTCCAAATGTTCCAGCACTTTATGAACTCCATTTTGCAGTTCCAATGGCTGGGCTAGTTCTTTCTGCACTTAACACCAGGTTGGATGCAGCCATGGTGGCATCAATTCTCCAACAGCTTGAGGCCAAAATCATGTTTGTTGATTATCAGTTTGTTGAACTTGTCCTCAAAGCATTCAACATACTCTCTCAGACAAGTGTTAAGCCACCTCTCCTTGTGGTGATCCCAGAGTTTGATGTTGAAGCAGCAGATTCTTTAATGGTGAATAATCCACCGCCTGGTAGTTTGGATTATAATGATGTTCTTAAGATGGGAAAGTCCGATCATTTTGAGATGATACAACCAGAAAATGAATGTGCTCCAATTTCGGTGAACTTTACTTCAGGCTCAACAGGGCATCCTAAAGGGGTGGTTTACAGCCACAGAGCTGCTTATCTCAATTCATTGGCACAAATTTCTCGCTGTGGCATGGGGGAAATGCCTGTGTTTCTTTGGACAGTCGACATGTTTCGGTGCAATGGCTGGTGTTGCACTTGGGCACTTGCTGCTCTTGGTGGCACCAATATTTGCCTTAGAACTGTCTCCGCGAAGATTATATTTGATTCGATATTCCTTTGCAATGTCACTCACTTTTGTGGAGCACCAGCCCTCTTGAACATAATCTCAAACGCCTCAACAAGCGAGAAAAAGCCACTTCAGAACAAGGTGTATGTTGTCATTGCTGGTGCATTGCCAACGGTGCAAATCCTTGAGAAAGTTGCAGAATTGGGGTTCAACATTGGACATGCATATGGAATGACAGAAGTCCTTGGCATAGCTACCGTTCGGCCCTGGAAACCTGAATGGGATTCTTCAACAATTGATGAAAGCGAAAAGATTAGACGTCGTGAGGGCCTTCACAGCCTTTTCATTAAAGGGGTTGATGTCAAAGATCCTAATACAATGAAAAGTGTACCATTTGATGGGAAAAGAATTGGTGAGATAATGTTTAAGGCCAATGGTATAATGTTGGGGTACCTTAAAAATTCGGAAGCAACGCAGGAAGTTTTCAGGGATGGATGGTATCATACTGGGGATCTTGCAGTTAGACATCCTGATGGTTACATACAAATAAAGGACCGGAAAACCGATATCATCATTTCTGGGGCAGAGACTATAAGCTCACTAGAAGTGGAAGCAGTCTTGTTAAGTAATCCAAAAGTTTCGGAGGCTGCTGTTGTTGGAAAACCTGATGATCAATTGAAGCAGGTGCCTTGTGCTTTTGTGAAATTGAAGGAGGGTTGTGATTCAAATCCTGAAGAGCTTATTAAATTTTGTGAGGATCATTTACCAGGTTATATGGTTCCCAGGTCAGTGATTTTTGAGGATATACCAGTCAATTCAACAGGAAAGGTGCAGAAGTTTACTCTCAGGGAGAAGCTCAGCCAATCCCATTGA